From Xiphophorus hellerii strain 12219 chromosome 20, Xiphophorus_hellerii-4.1, whole genome shotgun sequence, the proteins below share one genomic window:
- the LOC116710764 gene encoding green-sensitive opsin translates to MENGTEGKNFYIPMNNRTGLVRSPFEYPQYYLADPWQFKLLAAYMFFLIVTGFPINGLTLVVTAQNKKLRQPLNYILVNLAVAGLIMIIFGFTATVYSSLMGYFSMGPLGCDMEGFFATIGGQVSLWSLVVLAIERYIVVCKPMGSFKFTATHSAIGCGFTWVMALSCATPPLVGWSRYIPEGLQVSCGPDYYTLAPGFNNESYVMYLFSCHFCFPVFTIFFTYGSLVMTVKAAAAQQQDSASTQKAEKEVTRMCVLMVVGFLLAWVPYASFAAWIFFNRGAAFSATAMAIPAFFSKSSALFNPIIYILMNKQFRNCMLATIGMGGMVEDETSVSTSKTEVSTAA, encoded by the exons ATGGAGAATGGCACAGAGGGCAAGAACTTCTACATCCCCATGAACAACAGGACGGGGCTGGTGAGGAGCCCCTTTGAGTATCCACAGTACTATTTGGCAGATCCATGGCAATTCAAATTATTAGCTGCGTACATGTTCTTCCTGATCGTCACCGGCTTCCCAATCAACGGTCTGACACTGGTGGTCACAGCTCAGAACAAGAAGCTCCGGCAGCCTCTCAACTATATCCTGGTGAACTTGGCGGTAGCAGGATTGATCATGATCATCTTTGGATTCACAGCCACCGTATACTCTTCTTTGATGGGCTATTTTTCTATGGGACCCTTAGGCTGTGATATGGAAGGTTTCTTTGCTACAATTGGAG GTCAAGTATCACTATGGTCTCTTGTGGTCTTAGCTATTGAGAGATACATAGTAGTCTGTAAACCAATGGGTAGTTTTAAATTTACTGCCACCCATTCTGCAATTGGCTGTGGATTTACCTGGGTCATGGCTCTCTCCTGTGCGACTCCTCCTTTGGTGGGCTGGTCAAG GTATATTCCTGAGGGTCTTCAGGTATCCTGTGGACCTGACTATTACACGTTGGCCCCAGGTTTCAACAATGAATCATACGTGATGTACTTGTTCTCCTGCCACTTCTGTTTCCCTGTCTTCACAATCTTCTTCACATATGGGAGTCTTGTGATGACAGTCAAAGCT GCTGCAGCCCAGCAGCAGGACTCAGCTTCCACTCAGAAAGCTGAGAAGGAAGTGACACGTATGTGCGTCCTGATGGTTGTCGGCTTCCTTCTTGCTTGGGTCCCCTATGCTTCCTTCGCTGCGTGGATTTTCTTTAACAGAGGAGCTGCCTTCTCAGCTACCGCCATGGCCATTCCTGCCTTTTTCTCCAAGAGCTCAGCATTATTTAACCCAATTATCTACATTCTGATGAACAAACAg TTCCGTAACTGCATGCTGGCAACAATTGGAATGGGTGGCATGGTTGAGGATGAGACCTCAGTGTCAACCAGCAAGACAGAAGTCTCCACTGCAGCTTAA